A single Paenibacillus kribbensis DNA region contains:
- a CDS encoding ABC transporter ATP-binding protein: MTFKQGFYEFRQLMSLMKPHRKRYFAGLIGNSLTNASITILLSFVVHYLLNFAVNGDVQELYRAIYLVSGTFLALSLISPLCSYMYKRCVKLAIANVRVRLFGHIVKLSYEKAEKRHSGDLVSRMTNDVQTLEQAYTVHIRSIILQISLFFGSLIIMMALDWRFGVMAILLGLASAWVNSHFAKKMRQTSDELQGRMSRFTERLSDLLSGLQTVKLFGLRTKVGGLCNDTSEDINRISIRQGRHMGLQDMCNFLIEFITLGGVLVAGLILVSQKQMELGVLGQIVQLQSGISTVFLELGAAVSLLQNSLAGLVRIREILDESQEQEHFPVAQQKGVRAGFIDPEAAVFSASDTKGSYSDVETVSPGHAFEQVPAALELHDITFGYQPDRPTLRRLSLIVPEGQVTALVGPSGGGKSTVMKLLLGFYPPDEGILRVRGRSAGELRLDEVRDLMAYVPQEATLFHGTVADNIRFGSPDATDEEVEAAAKTAYASGFIADLPEGYDTIVGERGANLSGGQRQRIAIARALLKNAPVLLLDEATSALDAESEHEVQQGLNELMKDRTTLVIAHRLSTIERADTICVLAEGELKEQGTHDQLLAQGGHYAELYELQFRKHPEEQTA; the protein is encoded by the coding sequence GTGACCTTCAAGCAGGGGTTTTATGAGTTTAGGCAGCTGATGTCCCTGATGAAGCCGCACCGGAAACGGTATTTTGCCGGGCTGATTGGCAATAGCCTGACCAATGCGAGCATCACGATTTTACTTTCCTTTGTGGTGCATTATTTGCTGAATTTTGCGGTTAATGGCGATGTGCAGGAGCTTTACCGGGCGATTTATTTGGTCAGCGGTACATTTTTGGCATTAAGTCTTATTTCCCCGCTGTGCAGCTACATGTACAAGCGATGTGTGAAGCTGGCGATTGCCAATGTACGAGTGAGACTATTCGGGCATATCGTCAAGCTATCGTATGAAAAGGCCGAAAAACGCCATTCGGGTGATCTTGTATCCCGCATGACCAACGATGTACAGACGTTGGAGCAGGCTTACACCGTTCATATTCGCTCGATTATACTGCAAATTTCGCTCTTTTTTGGCTCGCTGATCATCATGATGGCACTGGATTGGCGATTTGGGGTTATGGCGATTTTACTTGGGCTGGCCTCAGCCTGGGTCAATTCTCATTTCGCAAAAAAGATGCGACAGACGAGTGATGAGTTACAGGGAAGGATGAGCAGGTTCACGGAACGGTTGAGCGATTTGCTTTCCGGCTTGCAGACGGTGAAGCTGTTCGGCTTGCGGACCAAGGTAGGTGGACTTTGCAACGATACAAGCGAGGACATAAACCGAATCAGCATCCGGCAGGGACGTCATATGGGCTTGCAGGATATGTGCAATTTTCTCATTGAATTCATTACGCTGGGCGGTGTGCTTGTCGCCGGATTGATTCTGGTTTCGCAGAAGCAAATGGAGCTGGGAGTACTGGGACAGATTGTGCAGCTGCAAAGCGGCATTTCCACGGTGTTTTTGGAGCTGGGGGCGGCTGTATCACTGCTGCAAAACTCCTTGGCGGGCTTGGTGCGAATCCGCGAAATTCTGGATGAGTCGCAGGAGCAGGAGCACTTCCCAGTAGCACAACAGAAGGGGGTGCGGGCTGGGTTTATCGACCCGGAGGCGGCAGTTTTTTCAGCCAGTGATACGAAGGGATCTTATAGTGATGTCGAAACCGTAAGCCCAGGCCATGCCTTTGAACAAGTTCCAGCCGCGCTGGAGCTGCACGACATCACCTTCGGTTATCAGCCGGACCGTCCAACACTGCGAAGGCTGAGCCTGATCGTGCCGGAAGGGCAGGTAACCGCGCTTGTCGGCCCGAGTGGTGGTGGCAAAAGCACAGTTATGAAGCTGTTACTGGGCTTTTATCCACCGGATGAGGGTATACTGCGGGTCCGTGGTCGTTCGGCAGGTGAGCTTCGGTTGGACGAGGTCAGGGATTTGATGGCCTATGTCCCGCAGGAGGCTACGCTATTCCATGGCACAGTAGCGGATAATATCCGCTTTGGCTCACCGGATGCCACGGATGAGGAGGTAGAGGCTGCGGCCAAAACGGCCTATGCCAGCGGCTTTATAGCCGACCTGCCGGAGGGTTACGACACCATTGTCGGTGAACGCGGAGCCAACTTGTCGGGCGGTCAAAGGCAGCGGATCGCGATTGCCCGCGCATTGCTCAAAAATGCACCGGTTTTGCTGCTGGATGAAGCGACTTCGGCGCTGGACGCAGAATCGGAACACGAAGTCCAGCAGGGCTTAAATGAGCTGATGAAGGATCGCACGACATTAGTTATTGCCCATCGCTTGTCTACGATTGAGCGGGCGGATACCATCTGTGTCCTTGCCGAGGGCGAGCTGAAAGAGCAGGGCACCCATGACCAGCTCCTTGCCCAGGGCGGCCATTATGCGGAGCTGTATGAGCTCCAGTTTCGAAAGCATCCTGAGGAACAAACCGCATAA
- a CDS encoding ABC transporter ATP-binding protein: MFRSNSAFRKLARYVRPYNLWVFITVIASLSLAAIDIILGKAIEQMAQGTFSSTRNMIYLVVGMTLIGMPCKFVMRYASARFSVSALRDLRGDLVHKFCDLPVSSVERKFTGDLVSRLTNNTAMLQNFFIQQFANLFYLPLVFTASLTLLLMTSWKLVLASLALMPVGMLITSLMSRPIEKYSEQLQEKMAHLNAVGQDAIGGIPIVKAFNMQAVLLKKYMVITEEVVRRGLGLEKRYASITPVGVMMLATPIILVIVYGGYLIQHGELNAGGIVLFLYLISFILQPVAMLPTIISQMKEAGGAAKHLFEVLDWPDERQGGEITSAGQDRGDKVLRLEDDADREACQVSQASGSETDGAESDDDAAVVVVSFEHLTFGYNEGNTVLKDISFQVRQGETVAIVGASGGGKSTIFKLLCGFNEPGEHAGAVQLFGKSLTDWNLTSLRRHISMVSQEPSLFPATIAENIGYGRLEATREEIVEAAKAAHAHDFIVQLPEGYETILSERGGGLSGGQKQRISIARALLKNAPLLLLDEPTSALDSQSEAQVQIAMNAAMHNRTVLVIAHRLSTVRQANRIIVLDQGSIVESGTHEELLGRDGEYRKLYLQNFEEEQHTAENGHSMPEERSEKRDLQAGVL; this comes from the coding sequence TTGTTTCGATCCAATTCTGCTTTTCGGAAACTCGCCCGTTATGTAAGACCGTACAATTTATGGGTTTTCATAACGGTAATCGCCTCCTTATCCCTGGCAGCCATAGACATTATTTTGGGTAAGGCCATCGAGCAAATGGCACAGGGGACCTTCTCCTCCACCCGGAACATGATTTATCTGGTTGTTGGTATGACACTCATTGGAATGCCCTGTAAGTTTGTGATGAGGTACGCTTCGGCTCGATTTAGCGTTAGTGCTTTGCGCGACTTGAGAGGCGACCTCGTACATAAGTTTTGCGATTTACCGGTTTCCAGCGTAGAGAGGAAGTTCACCGGAGATTTGGTCTCCCGCCTCACGAACAATACGGCGATGTTACAGAACTTTTTTATCCAGCAGTTTGCCAATCTGTTTTATTTGCCGCTTGTGTTTACAGCATCATTAACACTGCTCTTAATGACAAGCTGGAAGCTGGTTTTGGCAAGCCTCGCGCTCATGCCTGTAGGGATGCTCATAACATCATTGATGAGCAGGCCGATTGAAAAATATTCGGAGCAGCTTCAGGAGAAAATGGCTCATTTGAATGCGGTCGGGCAGGATGCGATTGGAGGAATTCCTATCGTCAAGGCATTCAATATGCAGGCTGTGCTGTTGAAGAAGTATATGGTGATTACGGAGGAGGTCGTCAGGCGCGGCCTGGGGCTGGAAAAACGCTATGCATCCATTACTCCGGTAGGTGTGATGATGCTGGCAACACCGATTATTTTGGTCATTGTGTACGGAGGATACCTGATTCAACATGGAGAGCTGAATGCTGGAGGCATTGTCCTGTTTTTATATCTGATTTCGTTCATATTGCAGCCCGTTGCCATGCTGCCAACGATCATTTCGCAGATGAAGGAAGCGGGGGGAGCGGCGAAGCATTTGTTTGAGGTGCTGGATTGGCCAGATGAACGTCAAGGCGGCGAAATCACCTCAGCCGGTCAGGATCGTGGAGATAAGGTCCTTCGTTTGGAAGACGATGCAGATAGGGAAGCCTGCCAAGTTAGTCAAGCCAGTGGAAGCGAAACAGACGGAGCAGAAAGCGATGATGACGCTGCTGTGGTCGTGGTCAGCTTTGAGCATTTGACCTTTGGCTACAACGAGGGGAACACGGTGCTCAAGGATATCAGTTTCCAGGTGCGACAAGGGGAAACGGTAGCGATTGTCGGTGCCAGTGGTGGCGGCAAAAGTACAATTTTCAAGCTGCTTTGCGGATTTAATGAACCGGGAGAGCATGCTGGAGCCGTTCAGCTATTTGGAAAGAGTTTGACAGATTGGAATTTAACAAGCCTGCGCCGCCATATTTCGATGGTGTCTCAGGAGCCGTCGCTTTTTCCGGCCACCATTGCAGAAAATATCGGATATGGACGTCTGGAGGCGACCCGGGAAGAAATTGTCGAGGCGGCGAAGGCGGCACACGCGCATGATTTTATTGTTCAGCTTCCCGAGGGCTATGAAACCATTTTGAGCGAGCGGGGAGGCGGACTGTCCGGCGGACAAAAGCAGCGTATTTCCATAGCAAGAGCATTGCTGAAAAATGCTCCGCTACTTCTGCTGGATGAGCCGACTTCAGCGCTCGATAGCCAGTCGGAGGCTCAGGTGCAGATCGCGATGAATGCGGCCATGCACAACCGGACGGTGCTGGTCATTGCTCATCGGCTGTCAACCGTGCGTCAGGCGAACCGGATTATTGTACTTGATCAGGGGAGCATTGTGGAATCGGGCACCCATGAGGAATTACTGGGCCGCGACGGTGAGTATCGAAAGCTGTATTTGCAAAATTTCGAAGAAGAACAGCATACAGCGGAAAACGGCCATTCGATGCCGGAGGAAAGGAGCGAGAAGCGTGACCTTCAAGCAGGGGTTTTATGA
- a CDS encoding thioesterase II family protein, with product MTTRLQSWFAKTAVHPAEKLQLFCFPYAGGGASIFSSWKSRLAPDITVIPVQLPGRESRSTEAPMDTIQDIVHSLLPAMAPYIHKPFAFFGHSMGALIAFETARQLSSQTGRLPVHIIASGKSAPHLPYSKKQLHDLADQPFTEELRLMQGTPEEVLQNAELMQIIMPRLRADFKVCETYVYQPGNPLACPMTILGGMKDYEVTTDSLHAWQQHTSSPIDVRMFEGNHFFIHEQEQEVIGAVVNILSASSALNHAAAAHASYSTNTLQPRFRQS from the coding sequence ATGACGACCCGGTTACAATCTTGGTTTGCGAAAACCGCAGTCCATCCGGCTGAGAAGCTCCAACTATTTTGCTTCCCTTATGCCGGTGGTGGCGCTTCCATATTTAGTTCCTGGAAGTCTAGACTTGCGCCCGACATTACTGTTATACCTGTACAGCTTCCGGGGCGTGAAAGCCGTTCAACCGAAGCCCCAATGGACACTATTCAGGACATCGTGCACTCGCTGCTTCCTGCTATGGCTCCGTACATACATAAGCCGTTTGCTTTTTTTGGACACAGCATGGGAGCACTGATTGCATTTGAAACAGCGCGGCAGTTGTCTAGCCAAACCGGAAGACTGCCTGTCCATATCATCGCATCCGGTAAATCCGCACCACATCTTCCGTATTCCAAAAAACAACTCCATGATTTAGCAGATCAGCCTTTCACCGAAGAGCTTCGTTTGATGCAGGGAACACCCGAAGAAGTCTTGCAAAATGCAGAGTTAATGCAAATTATTATGCCCCGTCTGCGTGCGGATTTTAAGGTGTGCGAAACATATGTTTATCAACCGGGGAATCCATTGGCCTGTCCGATGACCATTTTAGGCGGAATGAAGGATTATGAGGTGACCACGGATTCACTTCATGCCTGGCAGCAGCACACCTCATCGCCCATAGATGTGCGAATGTTCGAAGGCAATCACTTTTTCATTCATGAACAAGAGCAAGAAGTGATAGGCGCAGTCGTAAATATTTTGTCCGCATCCTCAGCCCTGAACCACGCTGCCGCAGCTCATGCATCATACAGCACCAATACCCTACAACCACGATTCAGACAGAGTTAA
- the glpX gene encoding class II fructose-bisphosphatase: MESQLALEFVRVTEAAALQSARWTGRGDKNSADEAATVAIRTHFNAVSMDGTVVIGEGEMDEAPMLYIGERVGNRRGPAIDIAVDPLEGTETVANGLNNALSVIAAAPRGSLLHAPDMYMQKMAVGPALAGKLSLDDPIPTTLSKAARILGKSLPDLTVSILDRSRHAGIIKLLRESGVRIKLLGHGDVMGAIETCLDSGVDLHIGSGGAPEGVLAAAALKCMGGEIQGRLLPHGEEELERCKRMGITDPGALLSMADMVGRQGVMFVATGVTPGEWLQGVRSLPGHRAETHSVVMHSETKTIRFVRSIHHTADASGTLAAAASS; encoded by the coding sequence ATGGAGAGTCAATTGGCATTGGAATTCGTTCGGGTAACAGAGGCGGCAGCGCTGCAATCAGCGCGATGGACAGGACGTGGGGATAAAAATAGCGCAGACGAGGCGGCTACGGTAGCCATCCGCACCCATTTTAATGCGGTATCCATGGACGGTACGGTCGTCATTGGCGAAGGAGAAATGGATGAGGCTCCCATGCTGTATATCGGGGAAAGAGTAGGCAATCGCAGAGGACCGGCTATAGATATCGCTGTTGACCCGCTGGAGGGAACCGAAACGGTGGCGAACGGTTTGAACAACGCTCTTTCGGTCATTGCTGCTGCACCTCGTGGAAGTTTGCTCCATGCTCCAGATATGTACATGCAAAAAATGGCTGTTGGCCCGGCGTTGGCTGGAAAGCTGTCACTGGATGACCCGATCCCGACTACATTGTCAAAAGCCGCACGGATTCTTGGCAAATCCTTGCCCGATCTTACAGTATCCATTTTGGATCGTTCACGTCATGCTGGAATCATCAAGCTTCTGCGGGAAAGCGGCGTTCGAATCAAGCTGCTTGGTCATGGAGATGTGATGGGGGCGATTGAAACTTGCCTGGATAGCGGTGTAGATTTGCATATCGGCTCCGGCGGTGCTCCCGAGGGTGTGTTGGCCGCGGCAGCATTGAAATGCATGGGCGGAGAAATCCAGGGGCGTTTGCTGCCTCATGGTGAAGAAGAGCTTGAGCGCTGCAAACGTATGGGCATTACGGACCCAGGAGCATTGCTGTCCATGGCTGATATGGTTGGCCGCCAAGGTGTGATGTTTGTGGCTACTGGTGTGACCCCTGGCGAGTGGTTACAGGGGGTTCGTTCTCTCCCTGGTCACAGAGCGGAAACGCATTCGGTCGTGATGCATTCGGAGACGAAAACGATTCGCTTTGTGCGCAGTATTCACCATACAGCAGACGCTTCCGGTACGCTCGCTGCAGCGGCTTCCTCTTAA
- a CDS encoding pyruvate, water dikinase regulatory protein yields MVQASSHFIAICSDSIGETAEAVVQATMRQFELPDTEIKRFMNVRDEDELSRVMEEVAERRGFVAYTLVQPELREAMKEEAVRLNVRAVDIMGPMMQAFADTFHNDPKEKPGLLHRMDDNYFRRVEALDFAVQYDDGKDVSAILKADIVLLGVSRISKTPLSMFLAHKGYKTVNIPIVPELTPPAQLKDVQHGRVFGLTIQPELLLKIRSERLKVMGLPNNVQYATSARVEEEIAYAQSLFKELSCPVIDVTDKAIEETAGLIIRML; encoded by the coding sequence ATGGTTCAGGCGAGCAGTCATTTTATAGCGATCTGTTCAGACTCGATTGGTGAGACGGCAGAAGCTGTCGTACAGGCGACCATGCGCCAATTTGAGCTACCGGACACAGAGATCAAAAGATTCATGAATGTAAGGGATGAAGATGAGTTGAGCCGGGTGATGGAGGAGGTCGCCGAGCGGAGAGGTTTTGTGGCTTATACGCTGGTTCAGCCGGAATTGAGAGAGGCGATGAAAGAGGAGGCTGTCCGGCTGAATGTGCGGGCGGTAGATATTATGGGGCCGATGATGCAGGCATTTGCCGACACGTTCCATAATGATCCCAAAGAGAAGCCCGGTCTGCTGCATCGAATGGATGACAACTATTTTCGCCGTGTGGAAGCCTTGGATTTTGCGGTTCAATACGATGATGGTAAAGATGTGAGCGCCATTCTCAAAGCGGATATTGTATTGCTTGGGGTGTCCCGTATTTCCAAAACCCCGTTATCGATGTTTCTGGCACATAAAGGTTATAAGACAGTCAACATTCCGATTGTACCGGAGCTGACACCGCCTGCACAGCTGAAGGATGTACAGCACGGTCGGGTGTTCGGGTTGACGATCCAGCCTGAGCTGCTGTTAAAAATACGCAGTGAGCGGCTTAAGGTTATGGGGCTTCCTAACAATGTGCAGTATGCCACATCGGCGCGGGTGGAGGAGGAGATTGCGTATGCGCAGTCTTTGTTCAAGGAACTGAGTTGTCCGGTCATTGATGTCACGGATAAAGCAATTGAAGAGACAGCAGGTCTGATTATCAGAATGTTGTAG
- a CDS encoding helix-turn-helix transcriptional regulator produces the protein MTRKKGGAFIIDLTARQVEILTIVQKHAPITGDQIAEMLNLSKATIRTDLSKLGILNYIDAKPKVGYFVGKRGTPNREEKFRLMQMKVGDLHGVPVIVRETTTIQEAVVALFLENVSNLIVTDEDGDLAGVASRKDLLKVTLGNPNAATIPVSLVMTRQANVVTVSPEDTVLEAARKIIARQIDSLPVVVPSDSNKPGEHWKVVGRITKTNIIKMLLDMVAED, from the coding sequence ATGACAAGAAAAAAAGGAGGGGCGTTCATCATCGACCTTACGGCAAGACAAGTGGAAATTTTAACTATTGTACAAAAGCATGCCCCGATTACCGGTGATCAAATTGCGGAAATGCTCAACCTCAGCAAGGCGACCATTCGGACCGACCTATCCAAGCTGGGCATTCTAAATTACATAGATGCGAAGCCCAAGGTTGGCTATTTTGTCGGAAAGCGGGGCACGCCGAACCGGGAGGAAAAATTCCGGCTTATGCAAATGAAGGTTGGCGATCTTCACGGGGTTCCGGTCATCGTACGTGAAACAACAACGATTCAGGAAGCTGTGGTGGCACTTTTTTTGGAAAATGTGAGCAATCTGATCGTTACCGATGAAGATGGGGATCTGGCGGGTGTAGCTTCCCGCAAGGATTTGCTCAAGGTTACGTTAGGCAATCCGAATGCAGCGACTATTCCTGTCAGTCTCGTAATGACCCGTCAGGCGAATGTTGTCACCGTTTCCCCGGAGGACACCGTTCTGGAAGCAGCGCGCAAAATTATTGCCCGCCAAATCGACAGCCTGCCTGTCGTCGTCCCGTCCGACTCCAACAAACCAGGCGAACACTGGAAGGTCGTGGGACGCATTACGAAGACGAATATTATTAAAATGTTGCTCGATATGGTAGCAGAAGATTAA
- a CDS encoding ABC transporter permease gives MKFREIIRVSLNSLRTNMLRSLLTMLGIIIGVAAVITIVAIGKGSTATITSQINSMGNNLLMIYPYAPYDGSSSMSFSQTKGISLEDVEALEQQKSVADVAPSAMTSADITWSRNKVSGQIEATSQAFVHVKKLSLAQGRSFTHYEVDKRLNVVVLGSDAARNIFGPDTSKAVGETIMIKQLPFKVVGVLTNSNSSMNNSSQQVYIPITTGMERLGNMSIQQVNASATTEEKIDQARDEIKQTLRARHELKPAEGDDFQITTQTEILETVSGVDKVMNMLLIGVAAIALGVGGVGIMNIMLVSVTERTREIGIRKAIGAQRSDIMLQFLAEAVFLSLMGGLVGVMTGLGGAKLLEKFVQMPIVYSMEPVLYSFLCCMGVGVLFGVYPARKASKLRPIDALRYE, from the coding sequence ATGAAATTTCGGGAAATTATCCGGGTATCACTGAACAGTTTGCGAACCAATATGCTGCGATCCTTGCTAACCATGCTGGGCATTATTATCGGAGTGGCTGCTGTAATCACGATTGTAGCGATTGGAAAAGGCTCTACCGCTACGATTACGTCGCAGATTAACAGTATGGGCAATAATTTGCTTATGATTTACCCTTATGCTCCGTATGATGGTTCGAGCTCCATGTCCTTTAGCCAGACCAAAGGAATCTCGCTTGAGGATGTTGAAGCACTGGAGCAGCAAAAATCAGTGGCCGACGTTGCTCCAAGTGCTATGACCAGTGCGGACATTACGTGGAGTCGCAATAAGGTCAGCGGACAGATTGAAGCAACTTCCCAGGCTTTTGTCCATGTGAAAAAGCTGTCGCTTGCTCAGGGCAGGTCGTTTACCCATTATGAAGTGGATAAACGGTTGAACGTTGTGGTGCTGGGAAGCGACGCGGCCCGAAATATTTTTGGGCCGGACACCTCCAAGGCGGTCGGTGAGACGATCATGATCAAACAACTTCCTTTCAAGGTGGTCGGGGTTCTAACGAATTCTAACTCCAGTATGAATAATAGCTCGCAACAGGTGTATATACCGATCACGACGGGGATGGAACGGCTGGGGAATATGAGCATCCAGCAGGTCAACGCTTCTGCGACAACGGAGGAGAAGATTGATCAGGCGCGTGATGAAATCAAGCAGACATTACGTGCACGGCATGAACTGAAGCCTGCGGAGGGGGATGATTTTCAAATTACGACCCAAACGGAGATTCTTGAAACGGTTTCAGGTGTAGATAAGGTTATGAATATGCTGCTGATTGGTGTGGCCGCGATTGCACTCGGCGTCGGCGGTGTTGGCATTATGAATATTATGCTGGTGTCTGTTACAGAACGGACGAGAGAGATTGGGATTCGCAAGGCGATTGGTGCACAGCGCAGTGATATTATGCTTCAGTTTCTGGCTGAGGCCGTTTTTCTCAGTCTGATGGGTGGATTGGTTGGCGTGATGACGGGTCTTGGGGGCGCAAAGCTGCTCGAGAAATTCGTCCAAATGCCGATTGTGTATTCGATGGAGCCGGTGCTGTACTCTTTTCTGTGCTGTATGGGCGTCGGTGTGTTGTTCGGAGTCTATCCGGCGCGGAAGGCGTCCAAGCTGCGTCCAATAGATGCTTTAAGATACGAATAA
- a CDS encoding ABC transporter ATP-binding protein — protein sequence MRYVIQIENLKKVYQVGDQEIHALRDVQLDIADGDFVAIMGPSGSGKSTMMNVIGCLDLPTSGQFYLDGYSILDAREDELAIIRNQKIGFVFQKFHLLPRATALENVELPMIYAGVPAKERRLRAMEALTSVGLGERMNNRPNELSGGQQQRVSIARALVNNPVILLADEPTGALDSKTSVEIMGIFQRLNDQGKTVVLVTHDQEVAEYAKRLIHFRDGRIEEDQPVEKRRMAAEEVKA from the coding sequence ATGAGATACGTCATTCAAATTGAAAATCTGAAAAAGGTGTATCAGGTCGGGGATCAGGAAATTCATGCCCTGCGTGATGTGCAGCTTGACATTGCTGACGGTGATTTTGTCGCCATTATGGGACCTTCTGGATCAGGAAAATCAACGATGATGAATGTCATCGGCTGTCTGGATTTGCCTACATCGGGACAATTTTATTTGGACGGTTATTCGATATTGGATGCCCGTGAGGATGAACTGGCCATTATACGTAATCAAAAAATCGGATTTGTATTTCAAAAATTTCATTTGCTCCCGCGCGCAACGGCTTTGGAGAATGTGGAGCTGCCTATGATTTATGCGGGTGTTCCTGCCAAGGAGCGGCGCTTGCGGGCAATGGAGGCCCTCACTAGCGTAGGATTAGGCGAGCGGATGAACAATAGGCCGAACGAATTGTCAGGCGGTCAGCAGCAGCGGGTATCCATTGCGCGCGCGCTTGTGAACAATCCGGTTATTCTTTTGGCGGATGAACCGACAGGCGCATTGGACTCCAAAACAAGCGTTGAAATTATGGGGATTTTTCAGCGTCTGAACGATCAGGGGAAAACGGTCGTACTGGTTACTCATGATCAGGAGGTTGCGGAATACGCCAAGCGTCTGATTCATTTTCGTGACGGACGGATTGAAGAGGATCAGCCTGTCGAGAAACGAAGAATGGCGGCAGAGGAAGTGAAAGCATGA
- a CDS encoding efflux RND transporter periplasmic adaptor subunit, with protein sequence MAETVINDALIKLRRKRRKKWIWTAIVLLVVGGGGATVYMNLPKEQAAPLVQDETLKVERGDVSEKLDTSGTVQASKEVKLNFTSAGENKLAEVHVKAGDKVKKGQVLALLDSSEIKMQIQSASDNLEISKSKLAELEKGPKAEDIEIQKTNVLRAKMAVDTAQESFELEEAESQKKTSQKQLELARKAYEDQKFLHDAGAVSSSELEQAEQTLDKAQTDYDGLDLQFRKMMSQKRRTIAEAEIGYRTAMAELRKAQVPADASNIQASRIEVRRLATELEQKKNELNKLQVTAPWDGVILKVNGDVGTSPTAPFIVMNNSDSNNLKVVVKVSQSDIVKVKKGLSAVLSTNAYPGETFPGKVQFVSPEASTDEGMTTYLMELSVHDPKGKLKTGMIMNVAVILGVHKNVLFVPATALRSEGGQDGVYLATNPANPGARTFKPVELGFYTPDQVELKSGVKEGDTIVIPAPEAPPDPSNMGGMQGGF encoded by the coding sequence TTGGCAGAAACGGTTATAAATGATGCTTTAATCAAGTTACGGAGAAAACGGAGAAAAAAGTGGATCTGGACTGCAATTGTTCTGCTGGTTGTAGGTGGGGGCGGAGCAACAGTATACATGAATCTGCCCAAGGAGCAGGCTGCGCCACTGGTTCAGGACGAGACACTTAAGGTGGAGCGCGGGGATGTAAGCGAGAAGCTGGATACGTCCGGCACGGTGCAAGCGTCCAAGGAAGTGAAGCTGAACTTCACGAGCGCAGGTGAAAACAAGCTGGCGGAGGTACACGTGAAGGCCGGGGACAAGGTAAAAAAAGGACAGGTACTGGCGCTTCTGGACAGCTCTGAAATAAAAATGCAGATTCAAAGTGCATCTGATAATTTGGAAATATCCAAATCCAAGCTGGCTGAATTGGAAAAAGGGCCGAAGGCGGAGGATATTGAAATACAGAAGACAAACGTACTTCGGGCCAAAATGGCTGTCGATACAGCGCAGGAATCATTTGAGCTGGAAGAAGCCGAAAGTCAGAAGAAGACTTCCCAAAAGCAGTTGGAGCTGGCGCGGAAGGCATATGAAGATCAAAAGTTTTTACATGATGCCGGGGCAGTATCGAGCAGTGAACTGGAGCAGGCAGAGCAAACGCTGGATAAAGCACAGACAGACTACGATGGTCTGGATCTACAATTTCGCAAAATGATGTCACAAAAGCGCCGCACCATCGCAGAGGCTGAAATCGGTTACCGTACGGCTATGGCTGAGCTTCGCAAGGCACAGGTTCCGGCTGATGCATCCAATATTCAAGCCTCACGGATAGAGGTTCGAAGACTGGCGACTGAGCTGGAGCAGAAAAAAAATGAGCTTAACAAGCTTCAGGTCACAGCACCGTGGGATGGAGTGATCCTAAAAGTGAACGGGGATGTAGGGACCAGTCCGACGGCTCCGTTTATTGTGATGAACAACTCGGATTCCAACAATCTGAAGGTGGTAGTGAAAGTCAGCCAGTCCGACATTGTCAAGGTGAAAAAAGGCCTTTCGGCGGTGTTATCCACCAATGCATATCCGGGTGAAACGTTTCCGGGGAAGGTGCAATTCGTCTCACCGGAAGCATCTACAGATGAAGGGATGACGACGTATCTGATGGAGCTGTCCGTTCATGACCCGAAAGGGAAGCTTAAAACGGGTATGATTATGAATGTGGCTGTTATTTTGGGAGTACATAAAAATGTACTGTTCGTACCTGCGACTGCGCTGAGATCCGAAGGGGGACAGGATGGGGTCTATCTAGCTACGAATCCTGCGAATCCGGGTGCGCGGACGTTCAAGCCTGTAGAGCTCGGATTTTATACGCCGGACCAGGTTGAACTGAAATCAGGTGTAAAAGAGGGTGACACGATTGTTATCCCGGCTCCTGAAGCACCGCCGGACCCTTCCAACATGGGCGGCATGCAGGGAGGATTTTAA